The nucleotide sequence CGGTAAAACGACCGGCCAGCAGATGCTTAAGGACTATAACGGCCAGCAGTACTGGCTATCGGTTAATCTGGCGTCGGCGTTGCCGGTGGGACCGTCGTTTCCGCGCTGGCTCAACCTGGATCTGGGGTATAGCGGCAGCGGGATGGTCGGCGGCCACGAAAACCCGCGCGTGTTCGATTCGAATGGCAACGAGCTGCAGTTTACGCGCTATCGCCAGTTTTTTCTCTCGCCCGATGCCGATCTGTCGCGGGTTGGAACGTTCTCACCCGCCCTGCAGCGGTTTATCGGGACGGCGCAGTTTTTCAAGATTCCGGCGCCTTCGCTGGAATTCAGCCGCGTTAAAGGCGTTCGGTTTCACCCGCTTATCCTGCCTAAGGAGTAGAGTCTGCTTATTCGGGAATCAGGACCGATTCGCAGATATAGGTCGGAATAATCCCGGTGCTTCGAATCAGAATCTCGGCGTCCTGCGGCTGGGTGTTGCCGCTGAGCACTAGCGCGGTATCCAGCCCAAATTTGTTCCCGCCGATGATATCTGTAAAGAGCGTATCGCCCACCATCAGAATGTCTTTTTTGCTGACATGGGCTGCGTTTTCGAGTCGTTCATAGGCAAACATGAACAACTGGGCGTCGGGTTTGCCAAACCGGATAAACTGCTTCCCGACTATCGTTTCGATCATTTCGGCCACGGCGCCGATGGCAATGGCAATGCGGTTCTTGGAGACGGGGTAGGTTTCGTCAGTATTGGCTACGATAACCGGAATGTTACGTTTCCGCAGCAGATTAACGGTTTTGTTGAGGTCGGTATTCCAGTCGAACCCTTCGTCGTCCAGCATCACCAGCGCGTTGATGTCGGCTACGTCGGTTAAGTCAACCTGACTGATAGGCAGGGTTTTAAGCCCGGTTGTTTCGAGGTAATGAGCCGAATTTTCGGTGCCCAGGTACGCCACGGTGCCGTGGTGTACTTTCAGGTCGAGGTATTCCCGCGCCAGCATACCCGATGAAATAATCCGGTCGGGGGGAATGCCGTAGAAACCCTGCCGGTAATAGGATTCGGCCAGTTCCCGCGGTCCGCGCGACGCATCGTTCGTCAGGACGTAAAACGATTTATCATTGTCGCGCATCCAGGCGAAGGTATGTTCGATACCCGGCAGCAGACCTTCGTAATTTTTGAGAACGCCGAAGGCATCGAAGAAAATGACTTTATAGTTGGCGGCTACCTCTTTGAAATCGGCGAGTTGCATGAATCAGGGTTTGGCACCAGTGATCGAATCGTTTTGAGCGTTCAAAACGTCCTTGCGTGGGTGCAGCGGCCACCAAAAATACGAGTTTGCCGTCAAAATAAGCCGAACGGAATCTGATCCACCAGCAAGTTGAGGCAATTCGTGCTGTTACAATGCCGAGAAGGTGAAGGTTAAGGTAGTTTTATAAGCTCCTTTGGGTTTAAATATATCGGTACCGGGGGCCAGCCGGTATTTGATTGTTATCGGACGAGACGAATAGGCTGAGCTGACTGTGCCGCTTAGAATCGTTTGGGCAGTTGTCGAAAGCTGTTTCTCCGCCTGTACTGGAGTCGAACTGGTGACCTGCACATACATTGAGCCAATGGGAATGCTGTTGACACCGCTGATAAGGTTCCCGGAAGCCCGTACCTGAAGCGTAATGTTTTTATTGGCAGCTACGGTCAAGGCTAATGTCTGCTCCGAAACTGAAACGCCGTTCTGAAAGTCTGCCGCCGTTTGCACATATAAGTCAATGGCCGGGTCAAGTATAGTGATGGCTGTTACCTGTCCACGTGCTTGTGAAATTCCCAACCAGCTTAACAGGCTTAGCCAGACCCAATGCTTCATGGCATATCGGTTTCAAGTTCGGCCACCTGCAGCGGAATATCAGTTCCGCTGTCAATAATAGCGATAATCAGATATCGCCCTTTGGCCAGCTTCTCGGGCAATAGAGTCTTCAACCAGATTCGCTCTCCGGGCATGGTGTTAACGGGCACCGGCGGTAGTTTAATTTCCTCAGCCGTCTGCAGGTTCGTTAACTCAACCCGTAACTGACTTTCCAGGTCGAGCTCACCTGCATTACGTACACGCACCTGCAGTTGCTGAACCTCTTTGTTGTGGCTGAGAAAGAGCGTATCAATCTCCATTGTTTTCAGTTTAACGGCGGCTGGTATATGGTACAGGTGAACCCCGATCTGAACTTTGAAGATAAACCCAGAT is from Spirosoma taeanense and encodes:
- a CDS encoding TIGR01459 family HAD-type hydrolase, which translates into the protein MQLADFKEVAANYKVIFFDAFGVLKNYEGLLPGIEHTFAWMRDNDKSFYVLTNDASRGPRELAESYYRQGFYGIPPDRIISSGMLAREYLDLKVHHGTVAYLGTENSAHYLETTGLKTLPISQVDLTDVADINALVMLDDEGFDWNTDLNKTVNLLRKRNIPVIVANTDETYPVSKNRIAIAIGAVAEMIETIVGKQFIRFGKPDAQLFMFAYERLENAAHVSKKDILMVGDTLFTDIIGGNKFGLDTALVLSGNTQPQDAEILIRSTGIIPTYICESVLIPE